Proteins encoded by one window of Desulfovibrio oxyclinae DSM 11498:
- a CDS encoding peptide-binding protein has translation MRLALLLILIFASISNASAQSGPDYGGRFVEPMLGRVTNLIPPLATDAGSHAIASYIYVSPLKYDKNITLKPYAAKSYQVLDGGRHLKFTLRDDIYWTDGEPLTAEDVEFTYELMVDPETPTAYAADWKQIREFRRTGKYTFEVFYDKPFARSLVTWAQEILPEHVLEGEDLLDTEYSKNPVGAGPYKLKEWVSGRHLTLAANNDYFEGRPYMDEIHYRIIPDISTQFLELKAGGLDTMGLTPLQYLRQTQSKDWQQRFNKFKYLSFGYTYLGFNLRHPFFKDRRVRRALSLAIDKEEIVKGVLFGLGTPAIGPYKPGTWQYNEAVEDYGYQPEEALKLLEKAGWKDRDGDGWLDRDGKPFWFTIITNQGNSQRTKSAVIIQRRLADIGIKVEIRAIEWSSFISEFVNKGRFDALILSWNILQDPDLYNVWHSDNAKPGGLNFIDYKNEELDELLVRGRQLVNREERKKIYDRVQEILHEDQPYVFLYVPYSLPIVSSRVRGIEPAPAGISHNFIRWWIPEKLQLRAQ, from the coding sequence ATGAGACTCGCCTTACTACTGATTTTAATTTTTGCAAGCATTTCAAATGCATCTGCTCAAAGCGGTCCAGACTACGGCGGACGGTTCGTGGAGCCCATGCTCGGCAGGGTGACGAACCTCATTCCGCCTCTTGCCACGGATGCGGGCTCTCACGCCATAGCTTCCTACATCTATGTCTCGCCGCTCAAGTACGACAAAAACATCACGCTGAAACCCTACGCCGCCAAGTCCTATCAGGTTCTGGACGGCGGCCGACACCTCAAATTTACGCTTCGCGACGACATCTACTGGACCGACGGCGAACCGCTAACAGCCGAAGATGTTGAGTTCACTTATGAACTCATGGTGGATCCCGAAACCCCTACGGCTTATGCCGCCGACTGGAAACAGATCCGGGAGTTCCGTCGCACAGGTAAGTATACCTTTGAAGTTTTTTATGACAAGCCCTTTGCGCGCTCCCTCGTCACATGGGCACAGGAAATACTGCCAGAACACGTTCTGGAAGGCGAGGACCTGCTGGATACCGAGTACAGCAAAAATCCCGTTGGAGCAGGCCCCTACAAACTCAAGGAATGGGTCTCCGGCCGACATCTCACCCTCGCGGCAAACAATGATTATTTCGAGGGCAGACCCTACATGGACGAGATTCACTACCGGATCATCCCGGACATCTCCACCCAATTTCTGGAACTCAAGGCAGGGGGACTGGACACCATGGGTCTGACACCGCTTCAATATCTGAGGCAGACCCAGAGCAAAGACTGGCAACAGCGATTCAATAAATTCAAATACCTGTCCTTTGGTTACACGTACCTTGGCTTCAACCTGCGCCATCCGTTCTTCAAGGACCGTCGCGTACGCAGGGCGCTGAGTCTGGCGATCGACAAGGAAGAGATCGTCAAAGGCGTGCTCTTCGGCCTCGGAACGCCAGCAATCGGGCCATACAAACCCGGAACGTGGCAGTACAACGAGGCTGTTGAAGATTACGGCTACCAGCCTGAAGAAGCCCTGAAGCTGCTGGAAAAGGCTGGGTGGAAGGATAGAGACGGTGACGGCTGGCTGGACAGGGACGGAAAGCCGTTCTGGTTCACCATCATCACCAATCAGGGCAACTCGCAACGCACCAAAAGTGCCGTCATCATCCAACGCAGGCTGGCCGACATCGGCATCAAAGTGGAGATTCGGGCCATCGAGTGGTCCTCCTTCATCAGCGAGTTCGTGAACAAGGGCCGGTTCGACGCCCTGATTCTGAGCTGGAACATCCTTCAGGACCCGGATCTTTACAACGTCTGGCACTCGGACAATGCCAAACCCGGCGGCCTGAACTTCATCGATTACAAAAACGAGGAACTTGATGAACTGCTCGTCCGTGGCAGACAACTCGTAAACCGTGAGGAACGAAAGAAAATCTACGACAGGGTGCAGGAAATACTTCACGAGGACCAGCCTTATGTGTTCTTGTATGTCCCGTATTCACTGCCGATTGTCTCTTCACGTGTCCGGGGGATCGAACCCGCTCCCGCCGGCATATCGCACAACTTCATCCGCTGGTGGATTCCCGAGAAACTTCAGCTACGCGCACAGTAA
- a CDS encoding DEAD/DEAH box helicase: MANGEEAIVKEILQEFIDDTVPEYILEMAQDIVASSGVMKIDLKKRDQYWDIDGMVQGDDFQNYASEIGLNLGDNTINYYCNCPESFSGVCKHVAATAIKLHHSVNGEQGESVPTARTDWHQTFRPFFATELEPEAGKHYIIYRLYPEPGRLQVAFFRARQNKSGISSVQNEITLHQIVENPEWCDPSPSLPRVAEMIGHYLDYWGHRVEIPAGLHSWFFRAIKNEYYLYLRETDQPVRIESKTMQLKLSPHLSEDGLQFDILLSREDQIPFSITGEEEIYFYGRLPLWVYYKQGFYPVQTGLDPELIQDMVEQVPIIPHSDVSEFLDRVWTKIPVSDLYGHDDFLERVGPIFQDASYNPKLYLDEEGSLLTLKVQNMYENEHGEFSLPGPNPDLQTGSYHYEGKSYLIRRAQDEEAMLLAELSDMGFQPRSNHIWFMEQEEAINFLLDYYPMLVEAYRVFGEKNLTRYKVRNSKPEIVAEVESDEENKWFKLDLTVEYDDQRVPIDKIWKAWTQGKRYVQLKDGSYTSLPESWLNRLGHKLKNLGFDPEKPPQQTFKQFEAPVLDKLLEDIPNTHTDEFFVELREKIHNFREIRKVEQPKSLNATLRPYQVEGLSYLNFLRDYGFGGILADEMGLGKTIQTLSFILSVSEAGSELPNLIIVPTSVLPNWEREAQKFVPQLKRLTIYGTKREDLFAKIKDSDLVITTYALLRRDLDELLKYKYSSVILDEAQNIKNPNTITARSVRKLEADTKLCLSGTPIENNLFELWSLFEFLMPGFLGSQHSFQRGIVKPIKDGDEETLDYLRSRVKPFILRRTKNMVARDLPPKIETTHYCELIDEQRDLYNALAKKLKDQVLKDVDEKGLAKSQMSILDALLKLRQICCHPRLLKLDMPGVDTNLPSGKFDAFKDLIYEVIEGGHKVLVFSQFVQMLHVIRSWLQIKEIPFCYLDGASKDRFEQVDRFNENEDIPIFLISLKAGGTGLNLTSADYVIHYDPWWNPAVENQATDRTHRIGQKRQVFAYKMICQNTVEEKILKLQEAKKDVAEAVIPGQAALKSLTRDDLEMLFEV; encoded by the coding sequence ATGGCTAACGGCGAAGAAGCAATCGTCAAGGAAATACTTCAGGAATTCATAGACGATACCGTTCCCGAATATATTCTGGAAATGGCGCAGGACATCGTTGCGAGCAGCGGTGTCATGAAAATCGACCTCAAAAAGAGGGATCAGTACTGGGACATCGACGGGATGGTCCAGGGTGATGATTTTCAGAATTACGCCTCGGAAATCGGCCTGAACCTCGGCGACAACACGATCAATTACTATTGCAACTGCCCGGAATCCTTTTCGGGAGTGTGTAAGCACGTGGCTGCCACAGCCATCAAGTTGCACCATTCGGTGAACGGTGAGCAGGGAGAATCCGTCCCTACCGCGAGAACCGACTGGCACCAGACTTTCCGCCCCTTCTTCGCTACCGAACTGGAACCCGAAGCGGGCAAACACTACATAATCTATCGCCTGTATCCCGAACCGGGACGACTTCAGGTTGCCTTTTTCCGCGCCAGACAGAACAAATCCGGTATTTCCTCGGTCCAGAACGAGATCACGCTGCACCAGATCGTGGAGAACCCCGAATGGTGCGATCCATCGCCTTCCCTGCCCAGGGTGGCCGAAATGATCGGCCATTATCTGGACTACTGGGGCCATCGCGTGGAGATTCCGGCCGGTCTGCATTCGTGGTTTTTCCGCGCCATCAAGAACGAGTACTATCTCTACCTGCGCGAAACCGATCAGCCCGTTCGCATAGAAAGCAAGACCATGCAGCTCAAGCTCTCCCCGCATCTGAGCGAGGACGGTCTGCAGTTCGACATCCTGCTCTCACGCGAGGACCAGATCCCCTTCTCCATCACCGGTGAAGAGGAAATCTATTTTTATGGACGGCTGCCTCTTTGGGTCTATTACAAGCAGGGGTTCTATCCTGTTCAGACGGGGCTCGACCCTGAGTTGATTCAGGACATGGTGGAACAGGTTCCCATCATTCCGCACAGCGATGTTTCGGAATTTCTGGACCGCGTCTGGACCAAGATTCCGGTTTCGGACCTCTACGGGCACGACGACTTTCTCGAACGTGTCGGTCCCATCTTTCAGGATGCCTCGTACAACCCGAAGCTGTATCTGGACGAGGAAGGCAGCCTGCTTACGCTCAAGGTCCAGAACATGTACGAGAACGAACACGGGGAATTTTCCCTGCCCGGGCCCAACCCGGACCTTCAGACCGGCTCGTATCACTATGAAGGCAAGAGTTACCTCATCCGCCGCGCGCAGGATGAGGAAGCCATGCTGCTGGCGGAACTCTCCGACATGGGATTCCAGCCGCGCAGCAATCACATCTGGTTCATGGAGCAGGAAGAGGCCATCAATTTCCTGCTCGACTATTACCCGATGCTGGTCGAAGCCTACCGCGTTTTTGGCGAAAAGAACCTGACGCGCTACAAGGTGCGCAATTCCAAGCCGGAGATCGTGGCAGAGGTGGAGAGCGACGAGGAAAACAAGTGGTTCAAGCTCGACCTCACGGTGGAATACGACGACCAGCGCGTGCCCATCGACAAGATCTGGAAAGCGTGGACTCAGGGCAAGCGTTACGTGCAACTCAAGGACGGCTCCTATACAAGCCTTCCCGAGTCGTGGCTCAACCGCCTCGGGCACAAGCTCAAGAATCTCGGCTTTGACCCTGAAAAGCCGCCTCAGCAGACCTTCAAGCAGTTCGAGGCTCCGGTGCTGGACAAACTGCTTGAGGATATCCCGAACACGCATACGGACGAATTCTTTGTCGAGCTGCGCGAGAAAATCCACAACTTCAGAGAAATCAGAAAGGTCGAACAACCCAAGAGCCTGAACGCTACCCTGCGACCGTATCAGGTTGAGGGCCTGAGCTACCTGAACTTCCTGCGCGACTACGGCTTTGGCGGCATCCTTGCGGACGAAATGGGGCTTGGAAAAACCATCCAGACGCTCTCCTTCATCCTCTCGGTATCAGAAGCCGGTTCGGAGCTGCCCAACCTGATCATCGTCCCCACCTCGGTTCTGCCCAACTGGGAGCGTGAGGCGCAAAAGTTCGTGCCGCAGCTCAAGCGGCTGACCATCTATGGCACCAAGCGCGAGGACCTGTTCGCCAAGATCAAGGACTCGGACCTTGTCATCACCACGTATGCCCTGCTGCGTCGGGACCTCGATGAGCTGCTCAAGTACAAGTACTCCTCGGTGATTCTCGACGAAGCCCAGAATATCAAGAACCCCAACACGATCACCGCCAGATCGGTGCGTAAGCTGGAGGCTGATACCAAGCTCTGCCTCTCCGGTACGCCCATCGAGAACAACCTTTTCGAGCTGTGGTCGCTTTTCGAGTTCCTCATGCCCGGCTTCCTCGGCTCGCAGCACTCCTTCCAGCGCGGCATCGTCAAGCCCATCAAGGATGGCGACGAGGAAACGCTGGACTATCTGCGCTCTCGCGTAAAGCCGTTCATACTGCGCCGCACCAAGAACATGGTTGCGCGGGATCTGCCGCCCAAGATCGAGACCACGCATTACTGCGAACTCATCGACGAGCAGCGCGATCTCTACAATGCTCTGGCCAAGAAGCTCAAGGATCAGGTGCTCAAGGACGTGGATGAGAAGGGGCTTGCCAAGAGCCAGATGTCCATTCTGGACGCCCTGCTCAAGCTGCGCCAGATCTGCTGCCATCCCCGCCTGCTCAAGCTGGATATGCCGGGCGTGGACACCAACCTGCCCTCTGGCAAGTTTGACGCGTTCAAGGACCTTATCTATGAGGTCATCGAAGGGGGGCACAAGGTGCTCGTTTTCTCGCAGTTCGTGCAGATGCTTCATGTCATCCGTTCCTGGCTGCAGATCAAGGAAATTCCCTTCTGTTACCTCGACGGCGCCAGCAAGGACCGTTTCGAGCAGGTGGACCGCTTCAACGAGAACGAGGATATCCCGATATTCCTGATCTCGCTCAAGGCAGGCGGTACCGGCCTGAACCTCACTTCAGCGGACTATGTCATTCATTATGATCCGTGGTGGAACCCGGCTGTTGAGAATCAGGCCACAGACCGTACGCACCGCATCGGCCAGAAGCGACAGGTGTTTGCCTACAAGATGATCTGCCAGAACACCGTGGAGGAAAAAATCCTCAAGCTTCAGGAGGCGAAGAAGGATGTAGCGGAGGCGGTCATTCCCGGACAGGCGGCGCTCAAGAGCCTCACACGGGACGATCTGGAAATGCTTTTCGAGGTATAG
- a CDS encoding hybrid sensor histidine kinase/response regulator, with amino-acid sequence MSSDRNKKKLAPEERLAFLQKSFPEHKVGFRSLLQVLNSLDAVVYATDLQTDEILFLNKKAVDALNLSTDYSGCKCWEVLQEGQNERCPFCTNDLLLDEAGNPGDSIVWEFQNTLNDRWYLIQDRAIQWWDGRMARLEIATDITSRKRYEDILSSRNNILASVNRIAERMLREGDWKKYLDETLFDLGNASEADRVYIFKNSLTADGRLTMSQLQEWVSDGVSPQIENPALQEQTYEDVGALRWKQMLSKGEIVSGAVADFPEGEQAVLVPQGIKSLVAAPIHADGEWWGFLGLDDCKRERDWNYGEVEALSTAARIIGSAIVRERMEDSMCLANEEALLANEAKSQFLANMSHEIRTPLNGVLAMVQLLTHTDLNEEQRKLLDHAKTAGGSLLEIINDILDLSRIEAGKTQLEETYFELSEVVEGVHASFVDTAKLKGVSLEVDVDSHLPEAFIGDPARLRQILFNLVGNAVKFTPEGSVRLKVSGHALQGDRYHLDFVVEDTGIGIPEDRLESIFAPFTQADETFNRRFGGSGLGLGIAQKLCHLFGGDLNIESTQGEGTAAHFWITVLKSDPKTVEDDLFGASEPLQNLSILLAEDNRINAIAAKRFLEMAGHEVTTVGNGIEALDALKKQSFDCVLMDVQMPEMDGLEAISRIRDGKFPEIDSEIPIIALTAHAMKGDREQFLKKGADSYISKPFEVEQLIKVLCDTIGKKKTDET; translated from the coding sequence ATGAGTTCGGACCGCAACAAAAAGAAGCTCGCACCTGAGGAGAGGCTCGCTTTTCTTCAAAAGAGTTTTCCAGAGCACAAGGTTGGTTTCAGAAGCCTTCTACAGGTTTTGAACAGTCTTGATGCCGTCGTGTACGCCACCGACCTCCAGACCGATGAAATACTCTTCCTTAACAAAAAGGCCGTCGATGCCCTCAACCTTTCCACGGATTATTCCGGCTGCAAGTGTTGGGAGGTTCTTCAGGAGGGACAGAACGAGCGCTGCCCGTTCTGCACGAACGACCTTTTGCTCGATGAAGCCGGCAACCCCGGCGACTCCATAGTCTGGGAGTTCCAGAATACGCTCAACGACCGTTGGTATCTTATTCAGGATCGCGCCATTCAGTGGTGGGACGGCAGAATGGCCCGTCTTGAGATCGCGACCGATATTACAAGCCGAAAGCGCTACGAGGATATTCTCTCTTCGCGGAACAACATTCTTGCTTCCGTCAACCGTATTGCAGAACGAATGCTCCGGGAGGGCGACTGGAAAAAATATCTGGATGAGACGCTTTTCGATCTGGGTAATGCTTCCGAAGCAGACCGCGTTTACATTTTCAAAAATTCACTGACTGCCGACGGACGTTTGACCATGAGCCAATTGCAGGAGTGGGTTAGCGATGGCGTCAGCCCTCAAATCGAGAATCCTGCGTTACAGGAGCAGACCTATGAGGATGTAGGGGCTCTTCGCTGGAAGCAGATGCTTTCCAAGGGAGAGATTGTCAGTGGTGCAGTGGCTGATTTCCCCGAGGGAGAGCAGGCGGTCCTGGTGCCTCAGGGAATAAAGTCCCTCGTGGCTGCGCCTATTCATGCTGATGGTGAATGGTGGGGCTTTTTGGGCCTGGATGACTGCAAACGCGAGCGGGACTGGAATTACGGCGAGGTCGAAGCGCTCAGTACGGCCGCTCGCATTATCGGTAGCGCCATTGTGCGTGAACGCATGGAAGACAGTATGTGTCTGGCAAATGAAGAGGCGCTCTTGGCGAACGAGGCCAAATCGCAGTTTCTTGCCAACATGAGTCATGAAATTCGCACTCCCCTCAACGGTGTGCTCGCGATGGTGCAACTCCTGACGCATACTGACCTGAACGAAGAGCAGAGGAAACTTCTGGACCATGCCAAAACCGCAGGCGGCAGCCTGCTTGAAATCATCAATGACATTCTTGATCTCAGCAGAATCGAGGCTGGAAAAACCCAACTTGAGGAAACCTATTTCGAACTATCCGAAGTGGTCGAGGGTGTGCACGCCTCGTTTGTCGATACCGCCAAGCTCAAGGGAGTGAGCCTGGAAGTCGATGTCGATTCTCATCTTCCCGAAGCTTTCATCGGTGACCCGGCCAGGTTGCGGCAGATTCTCTTCAATCTTGTCGGGAACGCGGTCAAGTTCACCCCTGAGGGAAGTGTTCGGCTGAAAGTTTCAGGACATGCGCTGCAAGGCGACAGGTATCATCTCGATTTTGTGGTTGAGGATACCGGCATTGGTATTCCGGAAGACCGGCTTGAATCCATTTTCGCTCCCTTTACGCAGGCAGACGAAACATTCAACAGACGTTTCGGAGGGTCTGGTCTTGGGCTCGGCATTGCCCAAAAGCTGTGCCATCTCTTTGGTGGTGATCTGAATATTGAAAGCACTCAGGGCGAGGGAACAGCGGCTCATTTCTGGATTACGGTATTAAAAAGCGATCCGAAAACGGTTGAGGATGACCTGTTCGGAGCATCCGAGCCGTTGCAGAATCTTTCCATTCTCTTGGCCGAGGACAACAGGATCAACGCCATTGCGGCCAAACGGTTTCTCGAAATGGCAGGGCATGAGGTTACCACTGTCGGTAACGGAATCGAGGCGCTTGATGCGCTCAAAAAGCAGAGCTTCGACTGCGTGCTCATGGACGTTCAGATGCCCGAGATGGACGGTCTTGAGGCAATATCCCGAATACGGGATGGAAAATTCCCTGAAATCGATTCTGAAATACCGATCATTGCCCTGACAGCGCATGCCATGAAGGGTGACCGAGAGCAGTTCCTGAAGAAGGGAGCCGATAGCTATATATCGAAGCCCTTCGAGGTGGAGCAGCTCATTAAGGTTTTATGCGATACCATTGGCAAAAAGAAAACGGACGAAACCTGA
- a CDS encoding single-stranded DNA-binding protein codes for MAGSLNKVILIGRLGRDPELSYTANGQALAKMSVATDEGYRDKQSGQRVDRTEWHRVVAWRQTAEFCGNYLKKGSLVNVEGKLQTRKWQDQNGQDRWTTEIVADRVQGLDSPRDNQQQPRQQGGGYQQQGGYQQQGGYPQGQQQGGGYQQPQQQQQQPEEDLGPAFPSEASGMDDVPF; via the coding sequence ATGGCTGGAAGCCTTAACAAAGTTATATTGATAGGCCGTCTTGGACGTGATCCCGAGCTGTCCTACACCGCCAACGGACAGGCACTCGCCAAAATGTCCGTAGCCACGGACGAGGGGTACCGCGACAAGCAGAGCGGACAGCGCGTTGACCGCACTGAATGGCACCGCGTGGTCGCATGGCGGCAGACCGCCGAATTTTGCGGCAACTACCTGAAGAAGGGCAGCCTCGTTAATGTCGAGGGCAAGCTGCAGACCCGCAAATGGCAGGACCAGAACGGTCAGGACCGTTGGACCACCGAAATCGTGGCCGACCGCGTGCAGGGTCTGGATTCTCCGAGGGACAACCAGCAGCAGCCGCGTCAGCAGGGTGGCGGGTATCAGCAACAGGGCGGATACCAGCAGCAGGGCGGCTATCCTCAGGGTCAGCAGCAGGGCGGCGGATACCAGCAGCCCCAACAGCAACAGCAACAGCCCGAAGAAGATCTCGGTCCGGCCTTTCCCTCCGAGGCGAGCGGAATGGACGACGTTCCCTTCTAG
- a CDS encoding biotin/lipoyl-containing protein, translated as MLNVKELLEEIKASPYKEIVVRAPHTGVVEFAGLKTGEQVVGRSGSYKEKPGTQVATLTREKNRKPINAPEKGEIQSVRTELDGQFVEAGEELLTIRHFLTKNEVIELILQQALHLFRAPERAKYYFIPEVDQKLKVSGKQSVKVHEGMEILIVSRMKRETPLTYSGPEGIIYSVYFHRGDNVDADEPLLGICPEDQLSTIQDVVNRVQSEWEEE; from the coding sequence GTGCTGAACGTCAAGGAACTGCTTGAGGAGATCAAGGCATCTCCCTACAAGGAAATAGTTGTCCGCGCCCCGCATACCGGGGTGGTGGAATTCGCGGGACTGAAAACGGGCGAGCAGGTCGTCGGCCGCTCCGGCTCCTACAAGGAAAAGCCGGGCACACAGGTGGCGACGCTGACCCGCGAGAAAAACCGCAAACCGATCAACGCCCCGGAAAAAGGGGAAATCCAGTCGGTCCGCACCGAACTGGACGGACAGTTCGTGGAAGCGGGTGAAGAACTGCTGACCATTCGCCACTTCCTGACGAAGAATGAAGTCATCGAATTGATTCTTCAGCAGGCGCTGCACCTGTTCCGTGCGCCCGAGCGAGCCAAGTACTACTTCATTCCGGAAGTTGACCAGAAACTCAAGGTTTCCGGAAAACAGTCGGTGAAGGTCCATGAGGGCATGGAGATCCTTATCGTTTCCCGCATGAAGCGTGAGACCCCGCTGACATACTCCGGTCCCGAGGGCATCATCTACTCGGTCTACTTCCACCGGGGCGACAACGTCGATGCCGACGAGCCCCTGCTCGGCATTTGTCCGGAAGACCAGCTCTCAACCATTCAGGACGTGGTCAACCGTGTCCAGAGCGAATGGGAAGAAGAATAG
- a CDS encoding acetyl-CoA carboxylase carboxyl transferase subunit alpha/beta, translating into MDSDKRILALRDRLNYAKDIVGDGEGRASVTILEAKFQELLEKLKSDPEPDSTRDIAHMEGLFDFLEMKLDQSLSPMDKVRIVRHPQRICLKDILENVYDNYSEIGGQGEFSIDPSMVIARAYLTRRVGQKVFNQSVMVIGQEKGHGEEFRNGGSVKPWGNAKALHYMKVAETENIPVHSFIFTPGSYPIEDYPGAAQQIAKNLYEMAALRVPVIATISEGGSGGAEAIGLADRRIMLSHGYYSVISPEGAAAIEGRLRDGNRAGAELVEKCARQLGITAEDNLNNGYVDRVLNEPPLGARPNHYNFFKDLRRELIQSTNEAVLGVKSMQLFRSLALKQQKRGRDADAESIFVRWSLSKGARTRLVEKRWDKFRHMSQHAYRDNRSVMKRVTESCENMGLAMNSFVRHDLLGRHKKKLDSFMEEVAAEVHLVSEKLVKPVKKLITSTASGDGSTTNTDIKKLTRLSRPEEGAYLGDDQWLWISPRSRDDKTISCPNVRTHGCQDVWAPDLFGEFAGVCPNCGHHFRMEYQWYLHNVFDYPHAHEFGREIESVNPLDYEGFQVKIDQARERTGLNSACITFETNLKGIDTVVAVLTAPFRGGTVGAAEGEKFIRACERAMKRRYPLIAYVHGTAGIRIQEGVNGVIQMPRCTQAVRRYIDAGGLYLVVYDTNSYAGPLASFLGCSPYQFAIRSTNIGFAGPGVITETTGIEVPPNYHKAYHALSRGHIHGIWDRRELKGNLHRALLTMGGRNLYYR; encoded by the coding sequence ATGGACAGCGATAAGAGAATTCTGGCCCTCAGGGACCGCCTGAACTACGCCAAGGACATTGTTGGCGACGGTGAAGGCCGTGCCAGCGTGACCATCCTTGAAGCCAAGTTTCAGGAACTGCTCGAAAAGCTCAAGTCCGACCCTGAACCGGATTCTACGCGCGACATCGCCCACATGGAAGGGCTGTTCGACTTTCTCGAAATGAAACTGGACCAGAGCCTGTCACCCATGGACAAGGTTCGCATAGTGCGCCATCCTCAACGCATCTGTCTCAAGGACATCCTAGAGAACGTCTACGACAACTACTCCGAGATAGGCGGGCAAGGCGAGTTCAGCATCGACCCCAGCATGGTCATTGCCCGAGCCTACCTCACCCGACGCGTCGGCCAGAAGGTTTTCAACCAGTCGGTCATGGTCATCGGACAGGAGAAGGGGCACGGCGAGGAATTCAGGAACGGCGGTTCGGTCAAGCCGTGGGGCAACGCCAAGGCGCTGCACTACATGAAAGTCGCCGAAACCGAGAACATTCCGGTTCATTCGTTCATCTTCACTCCCGGCTCCTACCCTATCGAAGACTACCCCGGCGCGGCACAACAGATCGCGAAGAATCTTTATGAAATGGCAGCGCTGCGAGTTCCGGTGATTGCCACCATTTCCGAAGGCGGCTCGGGTGGAGCGGAAGCCATCGGACTTGCAGACCGACGCATCATGCTTTCTCACGGATACTATTCCGTCATTTCCCCGGAAGGCGCCGCCGCCATCGAAGGACGACTGCGTGACGGCAACCGGGCTGGCGCGGAACTGGTGGAAAAGTGCGCACGACAGCTTGGCATAACCGCCGAGGACAACCTGAACAACGGGTATGTGGACAGGGTCTTGAACGAACCTCCACTGGGGGCGCGTCCGAATCATTACAATTTTTTCAAGGATCTCAGGCGGGAACTCATCCAGTCCACCAACGAGGCGGTGCTTGGCGTCAAGTCCATGCAACTGTTCCGCTCGCTTGCGCTCAAACAGCAAAAGCGCGGCAGGGATGCCGACGCAGAAAGCATCTTCGTCCGCTGGAGTCTTTCCAAAGGCGCCCGGACGCGTCTCGTGGAAAAGAGATGGGACAAGTTCCGCCACATGAGCCAGCACGCCTACCGTGACAATCGCTCCGTCATGAAACGAGTGACGGAGTCGTGCGAAAACATGGGGCTGGCCATGAACTCCTTCGTGCGTCATGACCTGCTGGGTCGTCACAAGAAGAAGCTGGACAGCTTCATGGAAGAAGTGGCCGCCGAAGTCCACCTTGTGAGCGAGAAGCTCGTCAAGCCCGTCAAGAAGCTCATTACGAGTACGGCATCCGGAGACGGCTCCACGACCAACACGGACATCAAGAAACTGACCCGGCTTTCAAGGCCCGAGGAAGGCGCCTACCTTGGCGACGACCAGTGGCTCTGGATCAGCCCCCGCAGCAGGGACGACAAGACGATATCCTGCCCCAACGTGCGTACGCACGGTTGTCAGGATGTATGGGCTCCGGATCTGTTCGGGGAATTTGCGGGCGTCTGCCCGAACTGCGGACATCATTTCCGCATGGAATACCAATGGTATCTGCACAATGTCTTCGATTACCCCCACGCCCACGAATTCGGGCGGGAAATAGAATCCGTCAACCCGCTGGACTACGAAGGATTTCAGGTCAAAATTGATCAGGCTCGTGAACGTACCGGCCTGAATTCGGCCTGCATCACCTTCGAGACCAACCTCAAGGGCATCGACACCGTGGTGGCTGTGCTGACGGCTCCGTTCCGGGGCGGCACTGTCGGAGCCGCGGAAGGGGAGAAGTTCATCCGTGCCTGCGAACGCGCCATGAAACGACGCTATCCGCTCATAGCCTATGTGCACGGTACCGCCGGTATCCGCATTCAGGAAGGGGTCAACGGAGTCATTCAGATGCCCCGCTGCACACAGGCCGTACGCCGCTATATCGATGCGGGGGGCCTGTATCTCGTCGTTTACGACACCAACTCGTACGCCGGACCGCTGGCAAGCTTTTTGGGCTGCTCGCCTTACCAGTTCGCCATCCGGTCCACGAACATTGGCTTTGCCGGCCCCGGCGTCATAACCGAGACGACCGGGATTGAAGTGCCCCCAAACTACCACAAGGCCTACCATGCCTTGTCCAGAGGGCACATTCACGGCATATGGGACCGCCGCGAGCTCAAGGGCAATCTTCACAGAGCGCTCTTGACCATGGGGGGACGCAACCTCTATTATCGCTGA